A genomic window from Mesorhizobium sp. 131-2-1 includes:
- a CDS encoding RES family NAD+ phosphorylase, whose amino-acid sequence MSSPIWTPDALSSESVRLEGKYWRMVEAQHRVSTLKVVDTLDEQALLEELIEETKPQIPLECRHLHYLLATPFRYGSVYPHGSRFRRAGRTRGVYYAAETMFTAVAEMAFYRLLFFAESPNTPWPRDAADYTAFSAAIKCAAAIDLTKPPLDRDQAAWTHPTDYAACQAIADVAREAGMEAIRYRSARDPKGANIALLTCKGFARPKPLEPQTWRIRLGAFGVQAICEFPEKRIEFSRAAFTDPRLAGLRWERGR is encoded by the coding sequence ATGTCATCGCCTATCTGGACTCCCGACGCGCTCTCGTCTGAGTCCGTCCGGCTCGAAGGCAAGTACTGGCGCATGGTCGAGGCGCAGCACCGCGTCTCGACCCTGAAGGTCGTCGACACGCTCGACGAGCAGGCCTTGCTGGAAGAGCTGATCGAGGAGACCAAGCCGCAGATCCCGCTCGAGTGCCGGCATCTCCACTACCTGCTGGCGACGCCCTTCCGCTACGGCTCGGTCTATCCGCATGGATCGCGCTTCCGCCGCGCCGGCAGGACCAGGGGTGTCTACTATGCGGCGGAAACCATGTTCACGGCGGTCGCCGAAATGGCGTTCTACCGGTTGCTGTTCTTCGCCGAATCGCCCAACACGCCCTGGCCGCGCGACGCCGCCGACTACACTGCCTTTTCCGCCGCCATCAAATGCGCCGCCGCCATCGACCTGACCAAACCGCCGCTCGACCGGGACCAAGCGGCATGGACGCATCCGACCGACTACGCCGCCTGCCAGGCCATCGCCGATGTCGCGCGCGAGGCCGGGATGGAAGCGATCCGCTACCGCTCGGCGCGCGATCCGAAGGGCGCCAACATCGCGCTTTTGACCTGCAAGGGCTTTGCCAGGCCGAAGCCGCTGGAGCCGCAGACCTGGCGCATCCGCCTCGGGGCCTTCGGCGTGCAGGCGATCTGCGAGTTCCCGGAGAAGCGGATCGAATTCTCCAGGGCCGCCTTTACCGACCCGAGGCTTGCGGGCTTGCGCTGGGAGCGCGGCCGTTAG
- a CDS encoding MbcA/ParS/Xre antitoxin family protein: MPSVQSHIVTGAAENAVVTKATLRAAELLDVTARVLASVIGVSEATVSRMRKQEFLLERGTKPFELAVLFVRLFRSLDAIVGGDESIARAWLKNANTAFDGAPIEKIQSISGLVDVIAYLDSRRALV; encoded by the coding sequence ATGCCGTCCGTGCAATCTCACATCGTCACCGGCGCCGCCGAAAACGCGGTTGTGACCAAGGCCACGCTGCGCGCCGCGGAACTGCTCGACGTCACCGCCCGGGTGCTGGCTTCCGTCATCGGCGTCTCGGAAGCCACGGTTTCGCGCATGCGCAAGCAGGAATTCCTGCTCGAGCGCGGCACCAAGCCGTTCGAGCTGGCTGTCCTGTTCGTCCGGCTGTTCCGTTCCCTCGACGCCATCGTCGGCGGCGACGAGAGCATCGCCCGGGCCTGGTTGAAGAACGCCAACACGGCTTTCGACGGCGCCCCGATCGAGAAAATCCAGTCGATATCAGGACTAGTCGATGTCATCGCCTATCTGGACTCCCGACGCGCTCTCGTCTGA
- a CDS encoding GGDEF domain-containing protein translates to MQPALVPNDRNTDIASTVVATMRQLGVLGLPRNYEIFYEALSGSNHELSLAVVSLSNRPTQEDLDRIGRTFFAQHHGPGIVEHARDVIAKELEDIASLLRSERSHIEKYGRILDETSSGLGNRSLLSQELLQKIAGAMSAATNSTIDHGRQVASTLSEKTAELESVKSKLEEYKRLADTDPLTQVWNRRAFDKEITKIYNSNKGILFNALILADIDRFKDINDRFGHPVGDRIIQIIAEIFQTSIRGDMFVARTGGEEFALIVEGASEDTTFDIAERIRTLIEQTPFTSSQTGTNYGTVTVSMGICMASEAESPEDLYTKADRALYRSKVGGRNRVTRHSAMAGRAGKSWLLYKKD, encoded by the coding sequence ATGCAGCCGGCTCTCGTTCCAAACGACAGGAACACCGACATCGCCAGCACCGTCGTGGCGACCATGCGCCAGCTCGGCGTGCTCGGCCTGCCGCGCAACTACGAGATCTTCTACGAGGCGCTGAGCGGCAGCAACCACGAACTCAGCCTCGCCGTCGTCTCACTGAGCAATCGGCCGACGCAGGAAGATCTCGACCGCATCGGGCGCACCTTCTTTGCCCAGCATCACGGCCCCGGCATCGTCGAGCATGCGCGCGACGTCATCGCCAAGGAACTCGAGGACATCGCCTCGCTCCTGCGCAGCGAGCGATCCCACATCGAAAAGTACGGCCGGATCCTCGACGAGACGTCGAGCGGCCTCGGCAACCGCAGCCTTCTATCGCAGGAGTTGCTGCAGAAGATCGCCGGCGCCATGTCGGCCGCCACCAATTCGACGATAGACCACGGCAGGCAGGTGGCGAGCACGCTCAGCGAAAAGACCGCCGAGCTCGAAAGCGTGAAGTCGAAGCTCGAGGAGTACAAACGGCTCGCCGACACCGATCCGTTGACGCAGGTCTGGAACCGCCGCGCCTTCGACAAGGAAATCACCAAGATCTACAACTCCAACAAGGGCATCCTGTTCAATGCCCTGATCCTCGCCGACATCGATCGTTTCAAGGACATCAACGACCGCTTCGGCCATCCGGTCGGCGACAGGATCATCCAGATCATCGCCGAGATCTTCCAGACCAGCATTCGCGGCGACATGTTCGTTGCCCGCACCGGCGGCGAGGAGTTCGCCCTGATCGTCGAGGGTGCCAGCGAAGACACGACTTTCGATATCGCCGAGCGCATCAGGACGCTAATCGAACAGACGCCGTTTACCAGCAGCCAGACCGGCACCAACTACGGCACGGTGACCGTGTCGATGGGCATCTGCATGGCGTCCGAGGCCGAAAGCCCCGAGGACCTCTACACCAAGGCCGACCGGGCGCTTTATCGCTCGAAGGTCGGCGGCCGCAACCGCGTGACAAGGCATTCGGCGATGGCCGGCCGCGCCGGCAAGAGCTGGCTGCTCTACAAGAAAGACTGA
- a CDS encoding GFA family protein — protein sequence MDDNHVGACLCGAVRFRTRGALRGVVYCHCSQCRRQNGHFVAATSAKDADIDIEGAEALTWYGASDVARRGFCRICGSLLFWKHNELDQVSIMAGAFDQPTGLSGESHIFVGDKGDYYSIDDGLPQFEKSSPSVKVAGEAAE from the coding sequence ATGGATGACAATCACGTCGGAGCATGCCTGTGCGGCGCGGTGCGCTTCAGGACGAGGGGGGCTCTGCGCGGTGTCGTCTATTGCCACTGTTCGCAATGCCGCAGGCAGAACGGCCATTTCGTTGCGGCGACCTCGGCCAAGGATGCCGATATCGACATAGAAGGGGCCGAGGCGCTCACCTGGTATGGCGCATCCGACGTCGCCAGGCGCGGGTTTTGCCGCATCTGCGGCTCGCTTCTGTTCTGGAAGCACAACGAACTGGATCAGGTTTCGATCATGGCCGGCGCCTTCGACCAGCCCACGGGCCTTTCCGGGGAGAGCCATATCTTCGTCGGCGACAAGGGCGACTATTACTCGATCGACGACGGGCTGCCGCAGTTCGAGAAATCGTCGCCTTCGGTCAAGGTCGCCGGAGAGGCTGCCGAATGA
- a CDS encoding diacylglycerol kinase, with amino-acid sequence MQRLIDAFFNSVRAFRKLAAHEKAFQQELMLLTLALPAGWFISVSWRGYALLLGAVLLLIMVEVLNTGIEAACDAFSREFNVDIQLAKDCGSLAVLISVVIVAGVWGIAIIERITGLPI; translated from the coding sequence ATGCAGCGGCTGATCGATGCTTTCTTCAACTCGGTGCGGGCGTTTCGCAAGCTGGCAGCCCACGAAAAGGCCTTTCAGCAGGAGCTGATGCTGCTCACCCTTGCCCTGCCGGCAGGTTGGTTCATCTCGGTGTCGTGGCGCGGCTACGCGCTGCTGCTCGGCGCGGTGCTGCTCCTGATCATGGTCGAAGTGCTCAACACCGGCATCGAGGCGGCTTGTGATGCCTTCAGCCGCGAATTCAACGTCGACATCCAGCTCGCCAAGGATTGCGGCTCGCTGGCGGTGCTGATCTCGGTGGTGATCGTGGCCGGCGTCTGGGGCATCGCCATCATCGAGCGCATCACGGGACTACCGATCTAG
- a CDS encoding hemerythrin domain-containing protein has translation MGETADFQLLGRAGLPDDLRWLAQKYPREAWKGHANIHGLATMWLGRHDMFRELGGMLTNGIGDYREGRLTAPDFARWFAPRLNHFLGNLDGHHNVEDYQYFPAFAKAEPRLKRGFEILDADHHTIHEGLERNAEAANAFIRTLEESEDRQRFAADAYADENSRLIAMLTRHLADEEDLIIPLILDRGDRALDTDFDID, from the coding sequence GTGGGCGAAACCGCTGATTTTCAACTGCTGGGGCGCGCCGGTTTGCCTGACGATTTGCGCTGGCTGGCACAAAAATATCCGCGCGAGGCCTGGAAGGGCCACGCCAACATCCATGGTCTGGCCACTATGTGGCTTGGGCGGCACGACATGTTCCGCGAGCTCGGAGGCATGCTGACCAATGGCATCGGCGATTATCGCGAGGGCAGGCTGACAGCGCCGGACTTCGCGCGTTGGTTCGCGCCGCGCCTCAACCATTTTCTCGGCAATCTCGACGGCCACCACAATGTCGAGGACTATCAATACTTCCCGGCCTTCGCCAAGGCCGAGCCGCGGTTGAAGCGAGGCTTCGAGATCCTCGATGCCGATCATCACACCATCCACGAAGGGCTGGAGCGCAATGCCGAGGCGGCGAATGCCTTCATCCGCACGCTTGAGGAGAGCGAGGACAGGCAGCGCTTTGCCGCCGATGCCTACGCCGACGAGAACAGCCGGCTGATCGCCATGCTCACAAGGCACTTGGCCGACGAAGAGGATTTGATCATCCCGCTGATCCTCGACCGTGGCGACCGCGCGCTCGACACCGACTTCGATATCGATTGA
- a CDS encoding DedA family protein: protein MTEAIHHLIEQYGLLAVFLGCVAEGESAAILGGFFAHQHVFVTWQAFLAAAIGAFAGDTFFFILGRSFADHPYVLGLKARPGFSHAFRLVSSHPNIFVLSNRYIYGMRLVGGVAAGFASISVTRFIILNAISSLVWAALFCTIGYIFGLGAERIIGQALARHERLLIALAIGLAVVVLAWLLAHSVAKKERARDARDGQGEAR from the coding sequence ATGACCGAGGCCATCCACCATCTTATCGAGCAGTACGGCCTGCTCGCGGTTTTCCTGGGCTGCGTCGCCGAAGGCGAAAGCGCTGCCATCCTCGGCGGCTTCTTCGCCCATCAGCATGTTTTCGTGACCTGGCAGGCCTTCCTGGCGGCGGCCATCGGCGCCTTCGCCGGCGACACCTTCTTCTTCATCCTCGGCCGCAGCTTCGCCGATCACCCCTATGTGCTCGGGCTGAAGGCGCGGCCGGGTTTCAGCCACGCCTTCCGGCTGGTCTCATCCCATCCCAACATCTTCGTGCTGTCGAACCGCTATATCTACGGCATGCGCCTGGTCGGCGGCGTCGCCGCCGGCTTCGCCAGCATCAGCGTGACGCGCTTCATCATTCTCAACGCCATCTCGTCGCTGGTCTGGGCGGCGCTGTTCTGCACGATCGGCTATATTTTCGGGCTGGGTGCCGAGCGCATCATCGGCCAGGCGCTGGCGCGCCACGAACGGCTGCTGATCGCGCTGGCGATCGGGCTTGCGGTGGTCGTCCTTGCCTGGCTCCTCGCGCACTCCGTCGCCAAGAAGGAACGCGCCAGGGATGCCAGGGACGGTCAGGGCGAAGCCAGGTAG
- a CDS encoding DUF1003 domain-containing protein, whose product MNKTVEDLANRWLKQTPDALSKLESRVLQSAVDRTTIAKDTNKAVAFHQTYGDRVADTIARIGGSWSFILTFIAFLILWTFGNVWLLSRSAFDPYPFIFLNLVLSMIAALQAPVIMMSQNRQTERDRIDAAHDYEVNLKAEIEIMALHEKLDELRHSEIIGMRDEIVRLAEQVRRIDEKLSARQSP is encoded by the coding sequence ATGAACAAGACAGTCGAGGATCTGGCGAACCGCTGGCTGAAGCAAACGCCGGATGCTTTGAGCAAGCTCGAAAGCCGGGTGCTGCAAAGCGCGGTCGATCGCACCACCATCGCGAAGGACACCAACAAGGCCGTCGCCTTCCATCAGACCTATGGCGACCGTGTTGCCGACACCATCGCCCGCATCGGCGGCTCGTGGTCCTTCATCCTGACCTTCATCGCCTTCCTGATCCTGTGGACTTTCGGCAATGTCTGGCTCTTGTCGCGCAGCGCCTTCGACCCCTACCCCTTCATCTTCCTCAACCTGGTGCTGTCGATGATCGCCGCGCTGCAGGCACCGGTGATCATGATGTCGCAGAACCGCCAGACCGAGCGCGACCGCATCGACGCCGCCCACGACTATGAGGTCAACCTCAAGGCGGAGATCGAGATCATGGCGCTGCATGAGAAGCTGGACGAACTGCGCCACAGCGAGATCATCGGCATGCGCGACGAGATCGTGCGGCTGGCCGAGCAGGTCAGGCGGATCGATGAAAAACTGTCGGCACGGCAAAGCCCCTGA
- a CDS encoding DNA-3-methyladenine glycosylase I — MADFQRIRARAVKRKGGEAALASLLGPMPDNKAVAKVTDDRILSTMAERVFAAGFVWRVIDQKWPGFEEAFLGFEPKRLLFQPDDFWHELASDKRIVRNPQKIKSVRDNAAFVERVSKEHGGFGKFLAAWPADDQVGLTAYLGKHGSRLGGNTGQYFLRWLEWDTFVVSADMAAALRDAGVDIAESPTSKRDLDKIQAQINQWAAETGLPRRHISRILAMSIGENRSVEALSEYMND; from the coding sequence ATGGCTGATTTTCAAAGAATCCGCGCCCGTGCGGTAAAGCGCAAGGGCGGTGAAGCGGCGCTGGCGTCGCTGCTCGGGCCGATGCCGGACAACAAAGCCGTGGCCAAAGTCACGGATGACCGCATCCTTTCGACCATGGCCGAACGGGTTTTCGCCGCCGGTTTCGTCTGGCGCGTCATCGATCAGAAATGGCCGGGTTTCGAGGAGGCATTCCTCGGCTTCGAGCCGAAACGGTTGCTGTTCCAGCCCGACGATTTCTGGCATGAGCTCGCCTCCGACAAGCGCATCGTGCGCAATCCGCAGAAGATCAAGTCCGTCCGCGACAACGCCGCCTTCGTCGAGCGCGTGTCGAAGGAGCACGGCGGCTTCGGCAAATTCCTCGCCGCCTGGCCGGCCGACGACCAGGTCGGGCTGACGGCCTATCTCGGCAAGCACGGCAGCCGGCTGGGCGGCAACACCGGCCAGTATTTCCTGCGCTGGCTGGAGTGGGACACCTTCGTCGTCTCGGCCGACATGGCGGCGGCACTGCGCGATGCCGGCGTCGACATTGCCGAGAGCCCGACCTCGAAGCGGGACCTCGACAAGATCCAGGCGCAGATCAATCAATGGGCGGCTGAAACCGGCCTGCCACGCCGGCACATCTCGCGCATCCTGGCGATGTCGATCGGTGAGAACCGCTCCGTGGAAGCGCTAAGCGAGTATATGAACGACTAG